Within candidate division WOR-3 bacterium, the genomic segment ATTTTGATTATCCCCACAATTTCAAATATAAAACTTAATAATCCATATTAGAGGGATTTGCGCCGTCCGTTTGGAACTATTTGCAGACTTTCAGGCAACGGAAAGAAATTATTCGAAGAAAATTGTTTTATCCGGCAATTTTTTATATCATCTTTTGATGACTGTGTAAAAAACATAGATCAACTTCAAAGGAAGAAAAATATCAAAACTGCAATAATCGTTTTTGACCTCGACGGGACTCTGATCGACACTTCTGACGATATAGTAGCGTCAATAAACCACACGAGAAATCAATTTGGTTTAAAACCTTTCCCAAAAAAAGAAGCCATGAAGTCCATCGGACAAGGTTTTGACAATTTAATCAGGATGTCACTCGACAGATTCGGAAAAGACGACGGCATAGTGACCATAGCAAAGAAAGTCTTCACAGATCATTACATTGAACATATCACCGACAACAGCTTTCCCTACGATGGAATTACAGATGCCCTCGAAATCCTGACATCAAAAGGATTTTCTCTATGTATCGCCACGAACAAGGAAATTGCAATGACAGAAAAATTACTCCTCTCACTGGACATTTACAAATACTTCGATATAATCGTCGCCGGCGGCATGGGAATATCGCTTAAGCCGGAACCCGACATGATATATAAAATTCAAAAAGACACAAATGCAATTACGGACAGGATCGCCGTAGTCGGCGACGCTTGGACTGATATTCAATCCGCAAGAAGGGCGGGGTGCAAATCAGTTCTCGCCCAATGGGGCTTTAAAAACACAAAGGGAGAAAAGGCGGATTTCAACGCCTCTTCTCCCCGACATTTGATAGGTATCGCCGAAAATCTATTCAGCGATAATCAATGATTTTCACCTCACCAAAAGAACTCTCGAAGAAGAAAACGCTCTTCTTCCTATCATTCTAACAACGTAGTTCCCCCCGGACACGTTATTGCCTCTCTCGTCCTTTCCGTCCCAAGATATTCTATGAGATCCATGCGTAAGACCAGAAGCCAGAGTTTTCACTATTCTTCCCGTGACATCAAACACATAGACCGAAGCTTCTTCTTCGTCTGGGACGTCGGCTGAGAACAAGACTTGAGAGCTGAAAATGTTATTTCCGTGTACCGCCAAAAAGAGTTCCCTTATATCTGGTCCTACGAGCACAGGATTTTCTTCGACGCCCGTCTCAAACCAGTCGAGAATTCTCTTTAAAACGCTGTCAGGAGGCGCGAAAGGCCCGGTTGGATGAATCGCCTCGAATCCGAATCCGAAGAACACGACTTTGCCGGCTCCCTGAAAATATGTCACAGCCCCGATGTGAGTCGTGTTGTAGTATTTAAAAGCGTCAGCTCCTCCGTTTACAGCACCAATTACATCTCTGGAGGTCTGATTGGCCGGAAGTCCTCCCGCCGTTGCAATCATGAGGGGATCAAAAATTGATCCTGTAATTGACTGTAGAGAAGGAGTGGAAAGATTCTGAATCCAATTGACATGGAGATAATCAGTTGAAAAACTATTGCCGCCAAGATATTCGGCAATATTTTGACCTGTAATAAATAAATCTTTTCCGGCATTAATATAACTGGATAAATCCGATATGTCCTGTGACGAGAGAACACTGTCCGTTGCAGTCGCATCTCCAGAAAACCATATGACCATTGAGTAATCATTAATTAGAGTCCCCACAGGTCCATCTGTTTGGCGGTTCCAAACATCGTATATCTGAGATAAATTATCCAAAGGAGCTGTATATTTATCGATGTAATTACTATTAATATCACCGTTTACAATTAATATTCCCGGTATGCCCCCTGCCGTGAACTGGACAGAAAACGAATTTTTCATCGGATCGGGATTGCTTGAAATCAAAAAATCCATTTCAACAAATTGAACAG encodes:
- a CDS encoding HAD-IA family hydrolase gives rise to the protein MRRPFGTICRLSGNGKKLFEENCFIRQFFISSFDDCVKNIDQLQRKKNIKTAIIVFDLDGTLIDTSDDIVASINHTRNQFGLKPFPKKEAMKSIGQGFDNLIRMSLDRFGKDDGIVTIAKKVFTDHYIEHITDNSFPYDGITDALEILTSKGFSLCIATNKEIAMTEKLLLSLDIYKYFDIIVAGGMGISLKPEPDMIYKIQKDTNAITDRIAVVGDAWTDIQSARRAGCKSVLAQWGFKNTKGEKADFNASSPRHLIGIAENLFSDNQ